In one Zymobacter palmae genomic region, the following are encoded:
- a CDS encoding NCS2 family permease, which yields MRVLERYFGIKAQGSTLRREIIAGASTFLAAMYIIAVNPNILHQANIPFDQALTATVLISAFGCLAMGLYAKNPILVAPGMGLNALFTYTMVIGHGMPLPIALGCVFWAGVLFLLLALFNARKYVIEAIPASLRYGVGSGIGLFVTLIGLKNAGLVVSNPATIVGMGEISPSLVVFLIGLAITIGCVVRKVPGALVLGIALTTILAIPVGRWFDDTHFTAITESSKTLVNYTEIISMPSFERFKAAHWSDIVDIFGALQYSYVPFIFVVLFTTFFDALSTFMSVCQAGNLLDENGEPRNLKRSMMVDAFSALISAPLGTSSANAFVESAAGVSQGGKTGIVAIVCALLFLPFLFLSPLLQLVPSLATAPALVMVGVFMASSIGEVDWRNLEVGIPAFLAMIMIPLTYSITHGIVFGMLSYVVVKVACGKWKEIHPAMWVLFLLSLGLFAVPTH from the coding sequence ATGCGCGTGCTTGAGCGATATTTTGGTATCAAGGCTCAGGGAAGTACCCTACGGCGCGAGATCATCGCAGGGGCCAGTACCTTTCTGGCGGCAATGTATATCATTGCTGTTAACCCGAACATCCTACACCAGGCAAACATACCGTTCGATCAGGCGCTGACCGCAACGGTACTGATCAGTGCCTTCGGCTGTCTGGCGATGGGGCTTTACGCCAAGAACCCTATCTTGGTTGCGCCCGGTATGGGGCTCAACGCGCTCTTCACCTACACGATGGTCATCGGGCATGGCATGCCGCTGCCGATCGCGTTGGGTTGTGTATTCTGGGCCGGCGTGCTGTTCCTGCTGTTGGCGCTGTTTAACGCGCGCAAATATGTGATCGAAGCCATTCCCGCTTCATTGCGCTATGGGGTCGGTAGCGGTATCGGATTGTTCGTCACCTTGATCGGCCTCAAGAATGCTGGGCTGGTCGTCTCCAACCCAGCCACTATCGTAGGCATGGGTGAAATCTCTCCTTCTCTGGTCGTCTTTCTTATCGGGCTTGCCATCACTATCGGTTGCGTTGTTCGCAAGGTGCCGGGCGCGTTGGTGCTGGGGATTGCTCTGACCACGATTCTGGCCATTCCGGTCGGTCGCTGGTTCGATGACACCCACTTCACGGCGATCACCGAAAGCTCCAAGACACTCGTCAACTACACCGAGATTATCTCGATGCCGTCGTTCGAGCGCTTCAAAGCCGCGCACTGGTCGGATATCGTCGATATCTTCGGGGCTCTTCAGTATAGCTATGTGCCGTTCATCTTCGTGGTGCTGTTCACCACCTTCTTTGATGCGCTCTCGACGTTCATGAGCGTCTGTCAGGCGGGCAATCTGCTTGATGAAAACGGTGAACCGCGTAACCTCAAGCGTTCCATGATGGTCGATGCTTTCTCGGCACTGATCTCTGCCCCGCTGGGCACCAGTTCCGCCAACGCGTTCGTTGAATCTGCCGCGGGGGTCAGCCAAGGGGGTAAAACCGGGATTGTCGCGATTGTCTGCGCGCTGCTGTTCCTGCCGTTCCTGTTCCTATCGCCGCTGTTGCAGCTGGTGCCTTCGCTGGCGACGGCACCGGCACTGGTCATGGTCGGTGTCTTTATGGCGTCGTCGATCGGTGAAGTGGACTGGCGTAATCTGGAAGTTGGGATTCCGGCCTTTTTGGCCATGATCATGATTCCGCTGACCTACTCGATCACACACGGTATTGTGTTCGGCATGCTGTCGTATGTAGTGGTCAAGGTGGCGTGTGGTAAATGGAAGGAAATCCATCCGGCAATGTGGGTACTGTTCCTGCTATCGCTGGGGCTGTTCGCTGTGCCGACGCACTGA
- a CDS encoding sulfurtransferase: MSDALTAPLLPLVVSTEQLDAHRHSERVVIIDVPTQPERYLHAHIPGAYVLDYTLLFNGRAPTPAAAPDDTVIATLLSSLGITTDTHVVAYDDEGGGWASRLLWTLALVGHKHYSLLDGGLHAWRADRRPIETTPSLPTRAHYIIEGRNEDVATNAEALLATPEAFTIWDARSPEEYRGELGQSPRLGHMPDAINVDWRLLFDTDNAYRLRPKDELKALLERYGLTPDRQIVAHCQSHHRSSLAWLVGQYLGYPRLSAYPGAWLEWGSRTDTPITC; encoded by the coding sequence ATGTCCGATGCACTGACCGCCCCCTTGCTTCCACTTGTCGTCAGCACCGAACAGCTGGACGCCCATCGCCACAGTGAACGCGTGGTGATCATTGACGTACCGACCCAACCCGAGCGCTACCTTCACGCCCATATTCCGGGTGCCTACGTGCTCGACTACACGCTGCTGTTCAATGGACGAGCACCGACGCCCGCCGCAGCCCCGGACGACACCGTCATTGCCACCCTACTGTCCAGCCTTGGCATCACAACGGATACGCATGTCGTCGCTTATGATGATGAAGGCGGTGGCTGGGCGTCTCGCCTGCTGTGGACGCTGGCATTGGTCGGGCACAAGCATTATTCCCTGCTGGACGGTGGCCTACATGCTTGGCGGGCCGATCGCCGCCCTATTGAGACGACACCGTCACTGCCCACACGCGCCCACTATATAATCGAAGGGCGCAACGAAGACGTTGCTACCAACGCCGAAGCACTGCTGGCGACACCGGAAGCCTTCACGATTTGGGACGCTCGCTCGCCAGAAGAGTATCGCGGTGAGCTTGGCCAGTCGCCCCGCTTGGGCCATATGCCGGATGCTATCAACGTAGACTGGCGCCTGCTGTTCGACACCGATAACGCCTACCGCCTGCGCCCCAAAGACGAGCTGAAGGCGCTGCTGGAACGCTACGGCCTAACGCCCGATCGCCAAATCGTAGCGCACTGCCAGAGCCATCATCGCAGCAGCCTAGCCTGGCTGGTGGGTCAGTACCTAGGCTATCCTCGACTCAGCGCCTATCCCGGCGCATGGCTTGAATGGGGCAGTCGCACGGACACGCCGATCACGTGCTGA
- a CDS encoding LysR family transcriptional regulator gives MFPFSRFSRYFIEVARHGSLRKAADSLGISASAINRQILSVEESLEVPLFDRLPSGLRLTAAGELLFDDIMRWQKEFMRSCERIDDLKGVSRGRVDIAMIDAASEGPLAHALAALGQELPEMVFELHVEDNHRIVEKIESGEVDFGILLDPKESSSLAVHTLIDVPLGIAMAVDHPMAGRKSISLSAVLDERQMLPAAPLIVSDAAATLYSRHGIDPHQLSSCDNIRLMRTLIREGAAVGVLSLLDVMPDLASRQIAFVPFKGSQRRSLSLALCIPPRRQLSRAALEAIERVAQTMTSMVAGEH, from the coding sequence ATGTTTCCCTTTTCCCGTTTTTCTCGCTATTTCATTGAAGTGGCCCGCCACGGCAGTCTGCGCAAGGCCGCTGACTCGCTGGGCATCTCGGCATCTGCCATCAATCGGCAGATTCTGAGCGTTGAGGAGTCGCTTGAGGTGCCGCTGTTCGATCGCCTGCCTTCGGGGTTGCGACTGACGGCGGCCGGAGAGCTGTTGTTCGACGATATCATGCGCTGGCAGAAGGAATTCATGCGCTCCTGCGAGCGTATCGACGACCTGAAAGGTGTCAGCCGTGGTCGTGTGGATATCGCGATGATTGACGCCGCGAGTGAAGGTCCGCTAGCGCACGCGTTGGCCGCGCTCGGGCAGGAACTGCCTGAGATGGTGTTCGAGCTGCACGTTGAGGACAACCATCGTATCGTCGAGAAGATCGAGTCGGGGGAGGTCGATTTCGGTATTTTGCTCGATCCCAAGGAAAGCTCGTCGCTGGCCGTGCACACGCTGATCGACGTGCCACTGGGAATTGCGATGGCCGTCGATCATCCGATGGCGGGGCGCAAAAGCATTTCGCTAAGCGCGGTGCTGGATGAGCGCCAGATGCTGCCTGCGGCGCCGCTGATCGTCAGCGATGCAGCGGCAACACTGTATAGCCGTCACGGGATTGATCCGCACCAGCTGTCGAGCTGCGATAATATCCGTCTGATGCGTACGCTGATTCGTGAAGGGGCGGCGGTGGGGGTGCTGAGTCTTCTGGACGTGATGCCTGATCTGGCCAGCAGGCAGATTGCCTTTGTGCCTTTTAAGGGCAGTCAGCGGCGTAGCTTATCGCTGGCGCTGTGCATTCCGCCGCGACGTCAGCTGTCGCGGGCGGCACTGGAAGCCATTGAGCGCGTGGCGCAGACAATGACTTCCATGGTGGCCGGAGAGCATTGA
- the rsgA gene encoding small ribosomal subunit biogenesis GTPase RsgA — MAGRKLTRQQRWRIDKIQAERNRRADKKEAALDEEAMGPEHRGRVIAHFGRTLEVEGMEEEAVAGKRFRCHQRANLESLVTGDIVSWRELKDGLGVVVGRFDRHSTLERPDARGILKPVAANIDRILIVVAVEPVPFANLIDRYLVAAEATGITPALVINKTDLPADPELDTLKARYQRLGYDVLPASVRQQHGLDVLREALKDLTTVFVGQSGVGKSSLINTLLPSEDIRVGALSEDSRKGTHTTTTARLYHFPAGGDLIDSPGIREFGLGHLTEQQVTDGFVEFRPFLGHCRFRDCMHREEPGCALREAVAEGKIDLARFESYQRIVHSLTAS, encoded by the coding sequence ATGGCGGGCCGCAAACTGACACGTCAACAGCGCTGGCGCATCGACAAGATCCAAGCAGAACGCAATCGCCGCGCCGACAAGAAAGAGGCCGCCCTCGATGAAGAGGCGATGGGGCCCGAGCACCGCGGCCGCGTGATCGCGCATTTTGGCCGTACGCTCGAAGTGGAGGGGATGGAAGAAGAAGCGGTTGCAGGCAAGCGGTTTCGCTGTCACCAGCGTGCCAATCTGGAATCGTTGGTCACTGGCGATATCGTCAGCTGGCGTGAACTGAAAGATGGACTGGGCGTTGTGGTCGGCCGCTTCGATCGTCATTCAACGCTGGAACGCCCCGATGCCCGCGGCATCCTCAAGCCGGTAGCCGCCAACATCGACCGTATCCTGATCGTGGTAGCCGTCGAGCCGGTGCCGTTCGCCAACCTGATCGACCGCTATCTGGTCGCCGCCGAAGCCACGGGCATCACACCGGCGTTGGTCATCAACAAGACCGACCTACCCGCCGATCCAGAACTCGATACGCTCAAGGCACGCTATCAGCGACTGGGCTACGACGTGCTGCCCGCCTCCGTTCGTCAACAACATGGCCTAGACGTACTGCGCGAGGCGTTGAAAGACCTCACTACCGTGTTCGTCGGCCAATCGGGCGTGGGCAAATCATCATTGATCAATACCCTACTGCCCAGTGAAGACATCCGCGTCGGCGCACTGTCTGAAGACAGCCGCAAGGGAACGCACACCACCACCACCGCGCGGCTGTACCACTTCCCCGCCGGCGGTGATCTGATCGACTCTCCGGGGATCCGTGAATTCGGACTTGGCCACCTGACCGAACAGCAGGTGACCGATGGTTTCGTCGAATTTCGCCCGTTTCTGGGACACTGCCGCTTTCGCGACTGTATGCACCGCGAAGAACCCGGCTGTGCTCTGCGCGAAGCGGTCGCGGAAGGCAAAATCGACCTGGCCCGTTTCGAAAGCTACCAGCGCATCGTCCACTCGCTGACAGCCTCCTGA
- a CDS encoding OmpA family protein produces MNKSATGLLLGSALVMSLSGCASTNHSPNGAEAPHWYQNKVVCGVAGALIGGGLGYGVSSGGSHEGTGAAVGAVGGATAAALLCKSPETGVADSDGDGVPDDRDQCPGTPAGVAVDAQGCPLDSDGDGVPDYLDQCPGTPAGVAVDAKGCPLDSDGDGVPDFQDQCPDTPAGVKVNALGCPANLVLHDIHFKFDSYELTADSQQTLSVVAQRLVANPNVRIRVEGHTDATGSAAYNMKLSKERANSVMRFLVSQGVGQERVTAEGYGMTRPVASNKTKAGRAENRRVEIAPVDNK; encoded by the coding sequence ATGAACAAATCTGCGACTGGCTTATTGCTGGGGTCTGCACTGGTCATGAGCCTTTCCGGCTGTGCCAGCACTAATCATTCCCCGAATGGTGCCGAAGCACCTCACTGGTATCAGAACAAAGTCGTTTGTGGCGTCGCTGGCGCTCTGATCGGCGGCGGCCTTGGCTACGGCGTTAGCAGCGGCGGCAGTCACGAAGGCACTGGCGCAGCTGTTGGTGCTGTGGGTGGTGCTACTGCAGCAGCTCTGCTGTGCAAATCCCCGGAAACCGGCGTAGCCGATTCCGACGGCGACGGCGTACCGGACGATCGCGACCAGTGCCCGGGTACTCCGGCAGGTGTTGCAGTTGACGCACAGGGCTGCCCGCTGGATTCCGACGGTGACGGCGTACCGGACTACCTCGACCAGTGCCCGGGTACTCCGGCTGGTGTAGCGGTAGACGCTAAAGGCTGCCCGCTGGATTCCGACGGTGATGGCGTACCGGACTTCCAGGATCAGTGCCCGGATACTCCGGCTGGCGTCAAAGTGAATGCTCTGGGTTGCCCGGCTAACCTGGTTCTCCACGACATCCACTTCAAGTTCGACTCTTACGAACTGACAGCTGATTCCCAGCAGACCCTGAGCGTTGTTGCACAGCGTCTGGTAGCTAACCCGAATGTTCGCATTCGCGTTGAAGGTCACACCGATGCTACCGGTTCTGCTGCTTACAACATGAAACTGTCCAAAGAGCGTGCGAACTCCGTCATGCGCTTCCTGGTTAGCCAGGGCGTAGGTCAGGAACGCGTTACTGCGGAAGGTTACGGTATGACTCGCCCGGTTGCTTCCAACAAAACCAAAGCTGGTCGTGCTGAAAACCGTCGCGTAGAAATCGCTCCGGTTGACAACAAGTAA
- a CDS encoding nucleobase:cation symporter-2 family protein, which translates to MTSPSTSSSFVVPPEDTRLGGGKTLAYGIQHILTMYCGIIAPPLIIGPAAHLSQVETAALVTAALFVSGLATLLQSLGIWRIGVRLPLVQGVSFTGVATMLSLLSGGCSLPVIFGAIIVSSVLGFLLAPCFAQIVRLFPPVVSGSVVTVIGLSLVPVAISWLMGGYGPDAGSMSNIGLGMLTLVIVLLIQRLAPPAVRPLAILLGMVCGYLIAWACGKVTFVSDGSAWVALPALFAFGLPQFDISAILSMTLIMVVLLAETTAGLLAAGEVVGTRMDAPRIANGLRADMLSSALSPIFGSFSQSVFIQNIGLIAITGVKSRFVVAAGGALLVVLGLLPFWGQVAASIPLPVLGGGGVLLFGTVAASGIRTLGRVDYERNSMNLVIVAASLVMGLVPVMMPNFYAHFPEWVRVLMSSSIGTSCLVAVLLNLLFNGVSRQRSDD; encoded by the coding sequence ATGACGTCACCTTCCACTTCTTCCTCATTCGTGGTGCCACCCGAAGATACCCGCCTAGGCGGCGGTAAGACGCTGGCCTACGGTATTCAACACATCCTGACCATGTACTGCGGGATCATTGCGCCACCACTGATCATCGGGCCTGCTGCTCATCTGTCTCAGGTGGAAACTGCCGCGCTGGTAACAGCGGCGCTGTTCGTCAGTGGGCTGGCGACGCTGCTACAGAGTCTGGGTATCTGGCGCATCGGTGTGCGCTTGCCGCTAGTGCAGGGGGTATCGTTCACTGGTGTGGCAACCATGCTCAGTTTGCTGAGCGGTGGGTGCAGCCTGCCGGTGATCTTCGGTGCCATCATAGTGTCGTCAGTGTTGGGATTCTTGCTGGCACCATGTTTTGCCCAGATTGTCAGGCTGTTTCCGCCCGTCGTGTCTGGCAGCGTAGTCACGGTGATTGGGTTGTCGCTGGTACCTGTTGCGATCAGTTGGCTGATGGGCGGGTATGGCCCTGACGCGGGCAGCATGAGCAATATCGGGCTGGGCATGCTGACACTGGTGATTGTGCTGTTGATCCAGCGCCTTGCGCCGCCCGCGGTACGACCATTGGCGATCTTATTGGGCATGGTGTGTGGCTATCTGATCGCATGGGCCTGCGGCAAGGTCACTTTCGTTTCGGATGGCAGTGCTTGGGTGGCGCTACCGGCACTATTCGCTTTTGGGCTGCCGCAGTTCGATATCAGTGCGATTCTGTCAATGACATTGATTATGGTGGTGTTGCTGGCTGAGACCACCGCCGGGCTGCTGGCCGCAGGGGAGGTCGTTGGAACACGCATGGACGCGCCGCGCATCGCTAATGGGCTGCGTGCCGACATGCTATCGAGCGCACTATCACCGATCTTTGGTTCGTTCTCGCAGAGCGTCTTCATTCAGAATATCGGACTGATCGCGATCACAGGCGTTAAGAGTCGCTTTGTGGTGGCGGCTGGTGGGGCGCTGCTGGTCGTGCTGGGGCTGTTGCCTTTTTGGGGGCAGGTGGCGGCTTCCATTCCGTTGCCGGTACTGGGTGGCGGCGGCGTACTGCTGTTCGGTACGGTTGCCGCTAGCGGTATCCGTACGCTGGGGCGCGTCGACTATGAGCGCAACAGCATGAATCTGGTGATCGTAGCCGCATCGCTGGTAATGGGCTTGGTGCCGGTCATGATGCCGAACTTCTATGCTCATTTCCCCGAATGGGTGCGTGTGTTGATGAGCTCTAGTATTGGTACGAGCTGCTTGGTAGCGGTGCTGTTGAATCTGCTGTTCAACGGTGTGTCGCGTCAGCGCAGCGATGACTGA
- the asd gene encoding archaetidylserine decarboxylase (Phosphatidylserine decarboxylase is synthesized as a single chain precursor. Generation of the pyruvoyl active site from a Ser is coupled to cleavage of a Gly-Ser bond between the larger (beta) and smaller (alpha chains). It is an integral membrane protein.) encodes MKADMLFSLCQYPLPHHLITRLTGWLADNQTPWLKDMLIRRFIRMYDVDMQQAAEPSPTAYANFNAFFTRALKEEARPVQQGLISPADGVLSQFGTIEQGEMIQAKGQYYTLTSLLGGDEDEARSYANGSFATVYLSPSDYHRVHMPCQGTLRATCYIPGRLFSVNQATTAHVSELFARNERLVCHFDTPYGPMALVLVGAMIVAGIETVWQGRYQPAHPQHATRQQFEAGEVTLNKGDEMGRFYLGSTVVACFSETFDFSACSKDMKVQMGQTLDAADAADAADAADAADAADAADAADAADAADAADAADSADSADSADSADSADSADSADSADSADSADSADSADSDDSDDSDDSDDSDDSDDSDDSDDSDDEDDEDDEDDEDDEDDEDDEDDDSRDDSRF; translated from the coding sequence GTGAAAGCAGACATGCTCTTTTCACTCTGCCAATACCCCTTGCCTCACCATCTGATCACACGCTTGACTGGCTGGCTGGCAGATAACCAGACGCCGTGGCTGAAGGACATGCTAATTCGTCGCTTCATCCGCATGTACGATGTGGACATGCAGCAAGCCGCCGAGCCGTCCCCCACCGCTTATGCCAACTTCAATGCGTTCTTTACGCGCGCACTCAAGGAAGAGGCTCGTCCTGTTCAACAGGGGCTGATATCACCAGCCGACGGCGTACTGTCCCAGTTTGGTACCATCGAACAGGGCGAGATGATTCAGGCTAAAGGACAGTACTACACCCTAACCAGCCTGCTGGGCGGGGATGAAGACGAAGCACGTTCCTACGCCAATGGCAGCTTTGCCACCGTCTACCTTTCACCTAGCGATTACCATCGCGTTCATATGCCGTGCCAAGGCACGCTGCGCGCCACCTGCTACATTCCCGGCCGCCTGTTCTCGGTCAACCAGGCGACTACGGCACATGTCAGCGAACTGTTTGCGCGCAATGAACGTTTGGTATGCCACTTCGATACACCCTATGGCCCGATGGCACTGGTACTGGTAGGCGCCATGATCGTCGCCGGCATCGAAACCGTCTGGCAGGGGCGCTATCAACCTGCCCACCCACAGCATGCCACGCGCCAGCAGTTCGAAGCAGGTGAGGTCACGCTGAACAAAGGGGATGAAATGGGGCGCTTCTACCTAGGCTCCACCGTAGTGGCCTGTTTCAGCGAGACGTTCGATTTCAGCGCGTGTTCGAAAGACATGAAGGTACAGATGGGGCAGACGCTTGATGCGGCTGATGCGGCTGATGCGGCTGATGCGGCTGATGCGGCTGATGCGGCTGATGCGGCTGATGCGGCTGATGCGGCTGATGCGGCTGATGCGGCTGATGCGGCTGATTCGGCTGATTCGGCTGATTCGGCTGATTCGGCTGATTCGGCTGATTCGGCTGATTCGGCTGATTCGGCTGATTCGGCTGATTCGGCTGATTCGGCTGATTCGGCTGATTCGGATGATTCGGATGATTCGGATGATTCGGATGATTCGGATGATTCGGATGATTCGGATGATTCGGATGATTCGGATGATGAAGATGATGAAGATGATGAAGATGATGAAGATGATGAAGATGATGAAGATGATGAAGATGATGACAGCAGAGACGATTCTCGCTTCTGA
- the queG gene encoding tRNA epoxyqueuosine(34) reductase QueG, which translates to MSTPPSPDTPDMAALAEQIKLWGRELGFQQVGITDVDLGEHAERHRRWLAAGYHGEMDYMARHGELRTRPELLVEGTQRIIVVRMNYLPPEVETTKVLSQPSKAYISRYALGRDYHKVIRKRLSTLAKQIEKAVGPFGHRAFVDSAPVLERGLAQKAGLGWTGKNSLILHPKAGSLFFLGELFTDLPLPIDKPYDKIHCGKCQRCRDMCPTQAIVDDQVVDARRCISYLTIELNGPIPEELRSMMGNRVYGCDDCQLVCPFTRFAKASQEDDFAPRHDLDRTDLLTLFNWSEDDFLDRTAGSPIRRIGYEKWLRNMAVGLGNAPYSAEVVAALEARLDYPSALVQEHVRWALDQQQHRQSALITVSPAD; encoded by the coding sequence ATGAGTACACCGCCCTCTCCTGACACGCCCGACATGGCCGCGCTGGCCGAACAGATCAAGCTTTGGGGCCGCGAACTAGGCTTTCAGCAAGTGGGCATCACGGATGTCGATCTGGGCGAGCATGCCGAGCGCCATCGACGCTGGCTGGCCGCTGGCTATCACGGCGAAATGGATTACATGGCACGCCACGGCGAGCTACGGACGCGTCCCGAACTGCTGGTCGAAGGTACCCAGCGCATCATCGTCGTGCGTATGAACTACCTGCCCCCCGAAGTCGAAACCACCAAAGTACTGAGCCAGCCCAGCAAAGCCTACATTTCGCGCTACGCGCTCGGGCGTGACTATCACAAGGTGATCCGCAAGCGCCTGTCAACACTGGCTAAACAGATCGAAAAGGCGGTCGGCCCGTTCGGCCATCGTGCCTTCGTCGACTCTGCTCCCGTGCTCGAACGGGGCCTTGCTCAGAAAGCGGGGCTGGGCTGGACTGGCAAAAATTCGCTGATTCTCCACCCCAAGGCCGGTTCGCTGTTCTTTCTAGGCGAACTGTTCACCGACCTGCCGCTGCCCATCGACAAGCCGTACGACAAGATCCACTGCGGGAAATGCCAGCGTTGCCGTGACATGTGCCCGACCCAAGCCATCGTCGACGATCAGGTGGTCGACGCACGACGCTGCATCTCGTACCTCACCATTGAACTGAATGGCCCGATCCCGGAAGAACTTCGTTCGATGATGGGTAATCGCGTATACGGCTGCGACGACTGCCAGCTGGTCTGCCCATTCACCCGCTTTGCCAAGGCCAGTCAGGAAGACGACTTCGCTCCTCGTCACGACCTTGACCGTACCGATCTACTGACCCTGTTTAACTGGAGTGAAGATGACTTCCTCGACCGCACGGCAGGCAGCCCCATTCGCCGCATTGGCTATGAAAAATGGCTGCGCAACATGGCCGTCGGGCTGGGCAATGCCCCGTATTCTGCCGAGGTCGTAGCCGCACTGGAAGCGCGTCTCGATTACCCTTCAGCGCTCGTACAGGAACACGTACGCTGGGCGCTCGATCAGCAGCAACACCGCCAGAGTGCCCTGATCACCGTATCGCCCGCCGACTAA
- the orn gene encoding oligoribonuclease, whose product MSQQAAMADRLIWIDLEMTGLDPEHERIIEVATIVTDSDLNVIEQGPVIAVHQPDELLENMDEWNTRTHTGSGLVKRVRESAVNTAQAEQMTLEFLRQYVDAGVSPMCGNSVHQDRRFLNSEMPELASFFHYRNLDVSTLKELARRWKPSILGGFKKKATHQALDDIQESIAELTYYREHFLAL is encoded by the coding sequence ATGAGCCAGCAGGCTGCAATGGCAGATCGCTTGATCTGGATTGATCTGGAAATGACGGGGCTTGATCCAGAGCATGAACGCATTATCGAAGTCGCTACGATCGTCACGGACAGCGACCTGAATGTCATCGAGCAAGGGCCGGTCATCGCTGTGCACCAGCCAGACGAGCTGCTGGAAAACATGGACGAGTGGAACACGCGCACGCATACCGGTTCGGGTCTGGTGAAGCGCGTGCGCGAAAGCGCCGTCAATACCGCGCAGGCGGAACAGATGACGCTAGAATTTCTGCGTCAGTACGTTGACGCGGGCGTATCGCCGATGTGTGGCAACAGCGTGCATCAGGATCGCCGCTTTCTGAACAGTGAAATGCCCGAGCTGGCTTCTTTCTTCCACTACCGCAATCTGGATGTCTCGACGCTGAAAGAGCTGGCGCGTCGCTGGAAACCGTCGATTTTGGGCGGCTTCAAGAAAAAGGCCACCCATCAGGCGCTGGATGATATTCAGGAATCTATCGCTGAGCTGACCTACTACCGTGAGCACTTCCTCGCGCTGTAA